From Egibacteraceae bacterium, one genomic window encodes:
- a CDS encoding type IV toxin-antitoxin system AbiEi family antitoxin domain-containing protein → MQVQLMTQTMRTLYQLAEPQAGYFTTAQAVGAGVSRRVLSGRARRGDIERVRYGIYRLRDFPTHPFEDVAAACLWAGPASAASHETALAVHGVSDAMPASIHLTVARPFRGSQTGVVVHHAPLPDEDRETRDGVPVTTIARTLQDVATSSDPALVQQAVEQAIAQGALNRRQLRKIVRDTPELAPLVVGALVDE, encoded by the coding sequence ATGCAGGTGCAGCTCATGACCCAGACGATGCGGACGCTCTACCAGCTGGCTGAACCACAAGCAGGCTACTTCACGACCGCACAGGCCGTCGGCGCGGGCGTGTCACGCCGTGTCCTGTCGGGCCGTGCCCGCCGCGGGGACATCGAGCGGGTGCGCTACGGCATCTACCGGCTGCGGGACTTCCCCACCCACCCGTTCGAGGACGTCGCCGCCGCCTGCCTGTGGGCGGGACCGGCCAGCGCCGCGAGCCACGAGACCGCCCTGGCTGTCCACGGCGTCTCCGACGCGATGCCCGCCAGCATCCACCTGACCGTTGCTCGGCCCTTCCGTGGCAGCCAAACCGGCGTGGTCGTCCATCATGCGCCCCTGCCCGACGAGGACCGCGAGACGCGCGACGGCGTTCCCGTGACCACGATCGCCCGCACCTTGCAGGACGTCGCCACCTCCAGTGACCCCGCACTGGTGCAGCAGGCGGTCGAGCAGGCGATCGCACAAGGCGCCTTGAACCGCCGCCAGCTGCGCAAGATCGTCCGTGACACTCCCGAGCTCGCGCCGCTGGTCGTCGGTGCGCTGGTGGACGAGTAG
- a CDS encoding nucleotidyl transferase AbiEii/AbiGii toxin family protein, with protein MSARQRYRTPAAFRAALEQRLRAEAQASALPLSRLRKEAAFNRLLARLRHAAPDTWALKGGLALIARVGIQLRGTKDADANWRATRQELEETLSAVTDLDLDDWFTCEIGDGRPLVGEGEEGALRYPVIIKLDGRIFEQLSLDVNVVGPQDPRPLELVRVQRNPFEFVSEPHVEIRMVTPAQQLAEKLHAYTRLYEDESSSRAKDLFDMLVIASQVQLPSGPTLTAAVRQTFQIRATDWPPTLLEPPPDWAEPWKAFITDYPLQWGDLRDAFVAVQRFWSPILTGVAADAGASWQPHAWQWA; from the coding sequence ATGAGCGCGCGCCAGCGCTACCGGACGCCGGCGGCGTTCCGCGCTGCCCTGGAGCAACGGCTGCGAGCTGAGGCGCAAGCGTCGGCGCTGCCGCTCAGCCGCCTCCGCAAGGAAGCCGCCTTCAACCGCCTGCTCGCCAGGCTGCGCCACGCCGCCCCCGACACCTGGGCGCTCAAGGGCGGGCTCGCGCTGATCGCCAGGGTCGGCATCCAGCTGCGCGGCACCAAGGACGCCGACGCCAACTGGCGCGCGACCCGCCAGGAGCTGGAGGAGACGCTGTCGGCGGTCACCGACCTCGACCTGGACGACTGGTTCACCTGTGAGATTGGCGACGGGCGCCCGCTGGTGGGCGAGGGTGAGGAGGGGGCGCTGCGCTACCCCGTGATCATCAAACTCGACGGGCGCATCTTCGAGCAGCTCAGCCTGGACGTGAATGTCGTCGGGCCGCAGGATCCACGGCCTCTCGAGTTGGTAAGGGTTCAGCGCAACCCCTTCGAGTTCGTCAGCGAGCCGCACGTGGAGATCCGCATGGTGACGCCAGCGCAGCAGCTGGCGGAGAAGCTTCATGCCTACACACGCCTGTACGAGGACGAGTCCAGCAGCCGCGCGAAGGACCTCTTCGACATGTTGGTGATCGCAAGCCAGGTGCAGCTGCCCAGCGGCCCCACGCTCACCGCTGCGGTCCGGCAGACCTTCCAGATTCGCGCCACTGACTGGCCACCCACGCTGTTGGAGCCTCCGCCGGACTGGGCCGAGCCCTGGAAGGCGTTCATCACCGACTATCCGCTGCAATGGGGCGACCTGCGCGACGCTTTCGTTGCGGTGCAGCGGTTCTGGAGTCCTATCCTGACCGGAGTCGCTGCCGACGCAGGCGCCTCCTGGCAGCCGCATGCATGGCAGTGGGCGTGA
- a CDS encoding type II toxin-antitoxin system RelE/ParE family toxin — MVRVALTAFAVDDLRNLDPDIRRRAAKKLLHLSKSGDVGQPLGRALVGWRKVVLGNRDWRIIYRMSEDGSEATVWAVLSRGDDQCYRETQERIREMGDDHPVVIPLTAAVDALRSARRELDL; from the coding sequence GTGGTACGTGTCGCCCTTACAGCGTTCGCCGTCGATGACCTCCGCAACCTCGATCCAGACATTCGGCGACGGGCCGCCAAGAAACTCCTCCACTTGTCCAAGAGCGGCGACGTGGGGCAGCCGCTTGGGCGGGCGCTTGTGGGCTGGCGCAAGGTAGTGCTCGGGAACCGCGATTGGCGGATCATCTATCGGATGTCTGAAGACGGCTCTGAGGCGACGGTATGGGCCGTCCTCTCCCGGGGCGACGATCAGTGCTATAGGGAGACGCAAGAGCGCATCAGAGAAATGGGGGATGATCACCCCGTGGTGATACCTTTGACAGCGGCAGTGGACGCCTTACGGAGTGCCCGACGGGAACTGGACCTGTGA
- a CDS encoding KTSC domain-containing protein, translating into MTYVDSSNLEQVGYDNDNMELHVIFKDGSLYVYLDVPAQIYEELLVAPSKGSYLNREVKGVYNYDKR; encoded by the coding sequence ATGACCTACGTGGACTCGTCCAATCTCGAACAAGTCGGATACGACAACGACAACATGGAGCTGCATGTCATCTTTAAGGATGGTTCGTTGTACGTGTACTTGGACGTGCCAGCCCAGATCTACGAAGAACTCCTTGTCGCTCCCTCGAAGGGCAGCTACCTCAATCGTGAGGTCAAAGGCGTGTACAACTACGACAAGCGATAG
- a CDS encoding ATP-binding protein, producing the protein MSVHLRAGLSSLALVGGESYRVGQVGAFLRVPLGYSHLYGVCTQVGAAALPHAIVGQGEGEIDGRWLTLTLFGESLGGEFQRGVSQHPTFGDEVHLVTNDELDQIYRSPEIRVPLVIGTIASGSGIDARLDLAKLVTRHSIVVGSSGAGKSNLVGVLLESIATQGFGAARVVVLDPHGEYANAVGESGRVFSIRPENPDQSPLYVPFWALPFDELMRATLGDLNTGQDAAVREEVLTLKRAAAKQLPTPPPVEAISADSPIPFSAKKLWFDLDDYENRTYLDNAKTQVAPPQTVGDPEALIANVNPHQALAGGSPFQGPRRGLARGLALMRNRLRDSRYKFLFSPGLDFTPALDGQIEEDLDELVASWVGHDRPITVIDLSRAPADVLSLVAGTVLRIVYDALFWAAGLPVGGLAQPLLVVLEEAHLFLPDSGESHAQRTVATVAKEGRKYGVGLMLVTQRPTELDSTAISQCGTMIALRLTNQADRSRVTATMPDDLANLAALLPSLRTGEALVVGEAMPIPSRVRVPVARNKVVGSDPDLALGWIELPRPATEHYKVALSNWRAQTGVALPGDDEQGANNA; encoded by the coding sequence GTGAGTGTCCACCTTCGCGCCGGCCTGTCCTCACTCGCGTTGGTCGGTGGTGAGTCCTATCGGGTCGGCCAGGTTGGGGCCTTTCTACGGGTTCCTCTCGGCTACTCGCATCTCTACGGCGTCTGTACCCAAGTCGGTGCGGCAGCATTGCCGCACGCCATTGTTGGCCAAGGAGAGGGAGAGATTGATGGCCGGTGGCTCACCCTTACCCTCTTCGGGGAGTCTCTGGGTGGCGAGTTCCAACGCGGAGTCAGCCAGCATCCAACGTTTGGTGATGAGGTGCATCTCGTCACCAACGACGAACTGGATCAGATCTACCGAAGCCCGGAGATCCGAGTGCCCCTCGTCATCGGAACGATCGCATCTGGCTCTGGCATCGACGCTCGGCTCGACTTGGCCAAACTGGTCACCAGGCACTCCATCGTTGTCGGTTCATCCGGAGCCGGAAAGTCCAACCTTGTCGGGGTGCTGCTCGAGTCCATCGCGACGCAGGGGTTTGGTGCAGCTCGCGTAGTCGTGCTCGACCCCCATGGCGAGTACGCGAATGCGGTCGGCGAGAGCGGCAGGGTCTTCAGTATCAGGCCGGAGAATCCAGATCAATCGCCGCTCTACGTCCCGTTCTGGGCGCTTCCGTTCGACGAGCTGATGCGGGCCACCCTCGGCGATCTCAACACCGGCCAGGACGCCGCCGTTCGTGAAGAGGTCCTGACGCTCAAGCGAGCTGCGGCCAAACAGCTTCCAACACCACCGCCTGTTGAGGCGATCTCCGCGGATTCGCCCATCCCCTTCAGCGCGAAGAAGCTCTGGTTCGACCTCGACGACTACGAGAACCGGACCTATCTCGACAATGCCAAGACCCAGGTGGCGCCCCCGCAGACCGTCGGTGACCCTGAGGCATTGATTGCGAATGTCAACCCACACCAAGCGCTCGCTGGCGGATCGCCCTTCCAGGGGCCGCGTCGTGGACTTGCACGCGGTCTCGCGTTGATGCGGAACCGTCTCCGCGATTCGCGCTATAAGTTCCTCTTTTCTCCCGGGCTTGACTTCACTCCGGCGTTGGATGGCCAGATCGAGGAAGACCTTGACGAACTTGTTGCAAGCTGGGTGGGGCACGACCGCCCCATCACGGTGATCGATCTGTCGCGTGCACCCGCTGATGTCTTGTCGCTTGTGGCGGGCACCGTTCTGAGGATCGTCTACGACGCGCTGTTCTGGGCCGCCGGATTGCCAGTAGGCGGCCTCGCACAACCGCTACTCGTGGTGCTGGAGGAGGCACACCTGTTCTTGCCGGACAGCGGGGAGAGCCATGCGCAGCGGACGGTCGCTACGGTTGCCAAGGAGGGTCGCAAGTACGGGGTTGGTCTGATGCTCGTGACTCAGCGCCCGACGGAACTCGACAGCACCGCGATCAGTCAGTGCGGCACGATGATCGCCTTGCGCCTGACAAACCAGGCCGACCGCTCGAGAGTCACCGCCACAATGCCGGATGACCTGGCGAACCTGGCTGCTCTGTTGCCATCGCTGAGGACCGGAGAGGCGCTCGTGGTTGGCGAGGCCATGCCTATCCCATCACGGGTTCGAGTCCCGGTTGCGAGGAACAAGGTCGTTGGATCCGATCCCGATCTTGCCCTCGGCTGGATCGAACTGCCGCGGCCCGCCACCGAGCACTATAAGGTCGCGCTTTCGAACTGGAGAGCGCAGACCGGCGTTGCCCTTCCCGGGGACGATGAACAAGGAGCCAACAATGCCTGA
- a CDS encoding SIR2 family protein: MGKHDPQRVVELLQDHLAAHDKRLLFLFGAGTSSAANTAPAAAPGDKPVHTPLIPALGPMTATCKEGVAALSAEHAAAWGALEAECTALDLEPHIENMLGRIRRKIDATGAGELVFGLTIEQLEAFEGAIRTAIVKMTSPTELDIPSSLPHDDFAVWVRHARRRHPVEIFTTNYDVLVERSLELARVPVFDGFVGSYAPYFSPDALESDAWLPGNQWVRLWKVHGSVNWESRAGSVVRLTGPCSGEMILPSHRKYDESRKQPYLALLDRLARSMSQEGALLISCGYSWNDEHINAAIVAALDSHPANHAIALVHPKLSEVPNLCDLAADRMNLIVAGPREGIVRRVRAEWALPRPIDGPTASFVDIAFDSDARQEDGFIPITGVMRVGDFNWFCRFLLAMDSPTVGV, encoded by the coding sequence GTGGGTAAGCATGACCCTCAACGAGTTGTCGAGCTCCTGCAAGATCATCTCGCAGCGCACGACAAGCGGCTGCTGTTCCTCTTCGGCGCTGGCACTTCGAGCGCGGCGAATACCGCTCCTGCTGCCGCTCCCGGCGACAAGCCAGTCCACACTCCGCTGATTCCAGCACTGGGGCCGATGACGGCCACGTGTAAGGAGGGCGTTGCCGCGCTGTCGGCGGAGCATGCGGCAGCTTGGGGCGCTCTCGAAGCGGAGTGCACAGCGCTGGATCTGGAGCCGCATATCGAGAACATGCTTGGGCGAATCAGGCGCAAGATCGATGCCACCGGTGCAGGAGAGCTGGTCTTCGGTTTGACCATCGAGCAGCTTGAGGCCTTTGAAGGCGCAATTCGGACGGCAATCGTCAAGATGACCTCGCCGACGGAGTTGGACATCCCTTCTTCCCTTCCGCACGACGACTTCGCTGTCTGGGTCCGCCACGCTCGGCGGAGACATCCCGTCGAGATCTTCACCACAAACTACGACGTCCTCGTGGAGCGTTCACTGGAGTTGGCGCGCGTGCCTGTCTTCGATGGTTTCGTGGGCAGCTACGCGCCGTACTTCAGTCCGGATGCACTTGAGAGTGACGCCTGGCTGCCCGGCAATCAATGGGTGCGCCTCTGGAAGGTGCACGGATCCGTGAACTGGGAGTCGCGAGCAGGCTCAGTTGTCCGCCTGACCGGACCGTGCTCCGGTGAGATGATTCTGCCGTCACATCGCAAGTACGACGAGTCTAGAAAGCAGCCATATCTGGCGTTGCTTGATCGGCTCGCCCGAAGCATGTCCCAGGAAGGGGCCCTACTAATTTCGTGTGGGTACAGCTGGAATGACGAACACATCAACGCTGCCATCGTGGCTGCCCTAGACAGCCATCCCGCGAATCATGCCATCGCCCTCGTGCATCCGAAGCTCAGTGAAGTTCCCAACCTCTGCGATCTGGCGGCGGATCGCATGAACCTCATCGTGGCTGGACCGAGGGAAGGCATCGTGAGACGAGTACGTGCCGAGTGGGCGCTACCGCGTCCGATCGACGGGCCCACGGCGTCATTCGTCGATATCGCATTCGATAGCGATGCACGTCAGGAGGACGGCTTCATACCGATCACAGGTGTGATGCGCGTTGGAGACTTCAACTGGTTCTGCAGGTTCCTGCTGGCGATGGACTCGCCGACCGTGGGCGTGTGA
- a CDS encoding DM13 domain-containing protein, with the protein MSRLLRLVTVLAVLALVAAGCGGSEPAADPLADPFEEVERATPDPDAEVRSAPRWEQILTLSGDGSDSAEFPIPEDALQWRVIYSCESGDLRVEVDAADEPLVDTACPASEQAFSIDTGFLELDIEGSGPWEVTVEQQVDSVHEEPPLDGMEAAEVVAEGQFAGVERSGAGTATLYRMPDGSLALRFTDFQTVASPDLFVWVSEQPEPTTSAAVFEAEYVDLGEITATLGDQNYRLPDGVTPEQVASIVIWCAPLQIAYAAAPMSPTP; encoded by the coding sequence GTGAGCCGGCTGCTGCGCCTCGTGACGGTCCTGGCGGTGCTGGCGCTGGTGGCGGCCGGCTGCGGCGGCTCCGAGCCTGCGGCCGACCCGCTGGCCGACCCGTTCGAGGAGGTCGAGCGGGCCACCCCTGACCCCGACGCGGAGGTGCGCTCGGCGCCGCGCTGGGAGCAGATCCTGACCCTGTCGGGCGACGGGTCGGACTCGGCGGAATTCCCGATCCCCGAGGACGCGTTGCAGTGGCGGGTGATCTACTCGTGCGAGTCAGGCGACCTGCGGGTCGAGGTCGACGCGGCCGACGAGCCGCTCGTGGACACCGCGTGCCCGGCGTCCGAGCAGGCGTTCTCGATCGACACCGGGTTCCTGGAGCTGGACATCGAGGGCTCCGGACCGTGGGAGGTGACGGTCGAGCAGCAGGTCGACAGCGTGCACGAGGAGCCGCCGCTTGACGGCATGGAAGCCGCCGAGGTGGTGGCCGAGGGCCAGTTCGCCGGTGTGGAGCGCTCCGGTGCGGGCACCGCGACGCTGTACCGCATGCCCGACGGGTCGCTGGCGTTGCGCTTCACCGACTTCCAGACGGTGGCCAGCCCCGACCTGTTCGTGTGGGTGAGCGAGCAGCCCGAACCGACCACGTCGGCGGCGGTCTTCGAGGCCGAGTACGTCGACCTCGGCGAGATCACCGCCACCCTGGGCGACCAGAACTACCGGCTGCCCGACGGGGTCACCCCCGAGCAGGTCGCCTCCATCGTCATCTGGTGCGCCCCGCTGCAGATCGCCTACGCCGCTGCGCCGATGTCCCCGACGCCCTGA
- a CDS encoding phosphatase PAP2 family protein, whose product MRFIGQIGAHRRRVALLVVVALVASACGSGAAVSAEALPPEPDAGDRAPWILASGAEVAVPPPPEAGSPEAEEDLAELRAAVAGRTSEDEALVERWDVVPAVAPWVERALDFVANRTKDPVAASRSYALVSVVMHDAVVAAYHWKYTYDREAPEGVEPLVVAEADPSYPSAHAAIAGAASTVLAFAFPEQPALRLEEAAEQAARSRVLAGVARPSDVAAGLELGRRVGQLVLERAQSDVAVDPDVATREGAANWQELRPDTPGLWRQPPGSVQVPVSPLAGTWETWVLESGDQFRPPPPPAPDSQEFYDAMLEVYEVDQNLTEEQKAIARFWEGGEGTALPPGIWNEVVLAFLADQRLSLPRAARAVALLNVAMDDAGVAAWGAKYTYWGARPENAIRDLGIDADWEPYRDTPIFPGYPSGHGAYSGAAEMVMSYLFPERADLFRERAEEASISRLYGGIHHEPDNVEALKLGRKVGAEVVEYAQTDGAGER is encoded by the coding sequence GTGCGCTTCATTGGCCAGATCGGCGCGCATCGCAGACGTGTAGCGCTGCTGGTGGTGGTGGCGTTGGTGGCGTCGGCTTGCGGGTCGGGGGCGGCGGTGTCGGCGGAGGCGCTGCCGCCGGAGCCTGATGCGGGGGATCGGGCGCCGTGGATCCTGGCGTCGGGGGCGGAGGTGGCGGTGCCGCCGCCGCCGGAGGCGGGATCGCCCGAGGCGGAGGAGGACCTTGCCGAGCTGCGCGCCGCGGTGGCGGGGCGCACGAGCGAGGACGAGGCGCTGGTCGAGCGGTGGGACGTGGTGCCGGCCGTGGCCCCGTGGGTCGAGCGGGCCCTCGACTTCGTGGCCAACCGCACGAAGGACCCGGTGGCGGCGTCGCGCTCGTACGCGCTGGTGTCGGTGGTGATGCACGATGCCGTGGTGGCGGCCTACCACTGGAAGTACACCTACGACCGCGAGGCGCCCGAAGGTGTGGAGCCGCTGGTGGTGGCGGAGGCCGACCCGTCGTACCCGTCGGCGCACGCGGCGATCGCGGGGGCGGCGTCGACGGTGCTGGCGTTCGCGTTCCCCGAGCAGCCGGCGCTGCGCCTGGAGGAGGCTGCGGAGCAGGCGGCCCGCTCGCGGGTGCTGGCGGGGGTCGCCCGCCCCAGCGACGTGGCGGCGGGCCTGGAGCTTGGCCGGCGCGTCGGGCAGCTGGTGTTAGAGCGTGCCCAGTCCGACGTTGCGGTTGACCCGGACGTGGCCACCCGTGAGGGAGCAGCGAACTGGCAGGAGCTGCGTCCCGACACCCCCGGCTTGTGGCGTCAGCCGCCGGGATCGGTGCAGGTGCCGGTCAGCCCGCTCGCGGGCACGTGGGAGACGTGGGTGCTCGAGTCCGGGGACCAGTTCCGCCCGCCCCCACCGCCGGCGCCGGACTCCCAGGAGTTCTACGACGCCATGCTCGAGGTCTACGAGGTCGACCAGAACCTGACCGAGGAGCAGAAGGCCATCGCGAGGTTCTGGGAGGGCGGTGAGGGCACCGCGCTGCCGCCGGGCATCTGGAACGAGGTGGTGCTGGCGTTCCTGGCCGACCAGCGCTTGAGCCTGCCGCGCGCGGCGCGTGCGGTGGCGTTGCTGAACGTGGCGATGGACGACGCCGGGGTGGCGGCGTGGGGCGCCAAGTACACCTACTGGGGCGCGCGACCGGAGAACGCGATCCGGGATCTTGGCATCGACGCGGACTGGGAGCCATACCGGGACACGCCGATCTTCCCCGGCTACCCGTCCGGGCACGGCGCGTACTCCGGCGCCGCGGAGATGGTGATGTCCTACCTGTTCCCCGAGCGTGCCGACCTGTTCCGTGAGCGCGCCGAGGAGGCGTCGATCTCCCGGCTGTACGGCGGCATCCACCACGAGCCCGACAACGTCGAGGCGCTGAAGCTCGGCCGCAAGGTTGGTGCCGAGGTCGTCGAGTACGCCCAGACCGACGGGGCGGGTGAGCGGTGA
- a CDS encoding exo-alpha-sialidase: MVVGLFIGGAAAGAERDGADRVEVLEEMPASGNDMRAARAQNSPEVAVDPTDSDVVALAVRVDRPDFSCGLELSGDGGRLWAPVDPVPLLPEGVDKCYGPEVAFDSDGTLFYLFVGLEGPGNRPYGVYLTSSEDRGRSWSQPWEVLGPGNYQVRMVLDRAAGGEGRMHLVWLRTSQEPGLGGLPAPPNPIVASHSDDRGRSWSEPVLVSDPEGQPRAVAPAVALGVDGAVHVAFYDLEDDSRDYRGLEGDTWPGTWSVMHGVSTNRGETFEEPVVVDDGVVPPERVMLIFTMAPPAVAAGGDGGVHVAWHDGRNGDWDVFAAASDDQGGTWGRPVRVNDDRRGNGRHQLLPQVGVGPDGRVEVVFFDRRNDDSNVYQHVYYSRSVDQGATFEPNVRVTSLRSTSHNGARYGVPSARGQYDLGTRLALIPDKNASLAAWPDSRDPAPGTGGQNVFTTLITQPGWDGIDADQGSTGGIGGWPAAVGIIAVALVGVIVWRRHLPSTPPTATPVGGKDR, from the coding sequence GTGGTCGTTGGGCTCTTCATCGGAGGTGCGGCTGCAGGGGCCGAACGTGATGGTGCCGATCGTGTCGAGGTCCTCGAGGAGATGCCGGCGTCGGGAAATGACATGCGGGCGGCGCGGGCGCAGAACTCCCCGGAGGTGGCGGTGGATCCGACGGATTCGGATGTGGTGGCGTTGGCGGTGCGCGTTGATAGGCCGGACTTCTCTTGCGGGTTGGAGTTGTCGGGGGACGGGGGACGGTTGTGGGCGCCGGTGGACCCGGTGCCGCTGTTGCCTGAAGGTGTGGACAAATGCTATGGGCCGGAAGTCGCGTTCGATTCGGACGGGACGTTGTTCTACTTGTTTGTGGGGTTGGAGGGCCCGGGCAACCGGCCGTACGGGGTCTATTTGACGTCGAGTGAGGATCGCGGCAGGAGCTGGTCGCAGCCGTGGGAAGTGCTGGGGCCAGGGAACTATCAGGTGCGGATGGTGTTGGACCGTGCCGCTGGTGGGGAGGGGCGGATGCATCTCGTGTGGCTCCGCACGTCCCAGGAGCCTGGGCTTGGCGGGTTGCCCGCGCCGCCCAACCCGATCGTTGCGAGCCATTCCGATGACCGTGGGCGCAGCTGGTCCGAGCCGGTACTGGTGTCGGATCCCGAGGGGCAGCCGCGGGCGGTCGCGCCCGCGGTGGCGTTGGGAGTGGACGGCGCGGTGCATGTGGCGTTCTACGACTTGGAGGACGACAGCCGTGACTACCGCGGTTTGGAGGGGGATACGTGGCCCGGCACGTGGTCGGTGATGCACGGGGTGTCCACGAATCGGGGCGAGACGTTCGAGGAGCCGGTGGTGGTCGACGATGGGGTCGTGCCGCCTGAGCGCGTGATGTTGATCTTCACGATGGCGCCCCCGGCGGTCGCCGCGGGCGGGGACGGTGGTGTGCACGTTGCCTGGCACGATGGCCGCAACGGCGACTGGGACGTGTTCGCAGCAGCGTCAGACGATCAGGGCGGGACGTGGGGACGGCCGGTGCGGGTCAACGACGACAGGCGCGGCAACGGTCGGCACCAACTGTTGCCGCAGGTTGGGGTGGGGCCTGACGGTCGGGTCGAGGTGGTCTTTTTTGATCGCCGCAACGACGACAGCAACGTCTACCAGCATGTGTACTACTCTCGGTCTGTCGATCAAGGTGCGACGTTCGAGCCGAATGTTCGGGTGACCAGCTTGCGCTCGACCAGTCACAACGGTGCCCGCTACGGGGTGCCCTCGGCGCGGGGACAGTACGATCTCGGCACCCGGTTGGCGTTGATCCCCGACAAGAATGCGTCGTTGGCGGCGTGGCCGGACAGTCGCGACCCCGCGCCGGGCACCGGCGGGCAGAACGTGTTCACGACCCTGATCACCCAGCCTGGCTGGGACGGTATCGACGCCGACCAGGGCAGCACCGGTGGGATCGGTGGGTGGCCGGCAGCCGTGGGCATCATCGCCGTCGCGCTTGTGGGCGTCATCGTGTGGCGCCGCCACCTCCCGTCCACTCCGCCCACGGCGACGCCTGTCGGTGGGAAGGATCGATGA